Proteins found in one Neomonachus schauinslandi chromosome 1, ASM220157v2, whole genome shotgun sequence genomic segment:
- the IL27RA gene encoding interleukin-27 receptor subunit alpha isoform X2, translating to MRGARAAPFRPRPKLVLLPLLLLLGHRTRSQGDPGPLQCYGVGPLGDLNCSWEALGDLGAPSTLHLQSQKYHSNRTWTVAVPTGQSWVTVLREQLTMSDELLVWGTKAGQTLWPPVFVNLETRMKPDAPRLYPDVDFSEDEPLEATVHWAPPVWPPHKVLVCQFYYQRCQGTAWTLLEPEVKSMPLTPVEIQDLELATGYEVRGRCRMEKEEDLWSEWSPILSFQTLPSAPKDIWISGNLCGTPGRQEPLLLWKEQGHCVQMSYKVWFQAEDQELIQKTAPCCSSSIPTQAEWVRVSAVNATSWEPLTNLSLACLGPDVAPHGVVVSHIAGSTELLVTWQQGSGELQEHVVDWARDGDPLEDLNWIRLPRESLSALLPGNFEGGVPYRITVTAVSPWGLAPAPPVWRFREELAPLAGPVLWRLQDAPPGTPAIAWGEVPRHQLRGHLTHYTVCVQSGTRPSVCMNVSGSTQNITLPDLPWGPCELWVTASTIAGQGPAGPSLRLHLPDNTLKWKVLPGVFLLWGLLLTGCGVSLATSGRCLHLRHKVLPRWVWEKVPDPANSSCGRPHMEEVPQAQPPGDFPILKVEEMEPLPVPEPPRPPPPAGLWL from the exons ATGCGGGGGGCCCGGGCCGCCCCCTTCCGGCCGCGGCCGAAGCTGGTGCTGCTGCCTCTGCTGTTGCTGCTGGGCCACCGGACTCGGTCCCAGGGTGA CCCTGGGCCACTGCAGTGCTATGGAGTTGGACCCTTGGGCGACCTGAACTGCTCGTGGGAAGCTCTTGGGGACCTGGGAGCCCCCTCCACGCTGCACCTCCAGAGCCAGAAGTA CCATTCCAACAGAACGTGGACTGTGGCAGTGCCCACCGGACAGAGCTGGGTGACCGTCCTCCGGGAACAGCTTACCATGTCTGATGAACTGCTTGTCTGGGGTACCAAGGCAGGCCAGACTCTCTGGCCCCCAGTCTTCGTGAACCTGGAAACCCGAA TGAAGCCAGATGCCCCCCGGCTGTACCCTGACGTGGACTTTTCAGAGGATGAGCCCCTGGAGGCCACTGTCCATTGGGCCCCGCCTGTGTGGCCACCCCATAAGGTCTTGGTCTGCCAGTTCTACTATCAAAGATGCCAGGGGACAGCCTGGACCCTG CTGGAACCAGAAGTGAAGTCCATGCCCCTGACCCCTGTTGAGATCCAGGACCTGGAGCTGGCCACTGGCTATGAGGTGCGTGGCCGCTGccgaatggagaaagaagaggatctGTGGAGCGAGTGGAGCCCCATTTTGTCCTTCCAGACACTGCCCTCTG CTCCAAAAGATATATGGATATCTGGGAACCTCTGTGGGACACCAGGCAGACAGGAACCCCTGCTTCTATGGAAG GAGCAGGGGCACTGCGTGCAGATGAGCTATAAAGTCTGGTTCCAGGCTGAAGACCAGGAGCTGATCCAGAAGACGGCTCCCTGCTGCAgctcctccatccccacccaggCAGAGTGGGTCAGGGTGTCTGCCGTCAATGCCACGAGCTGGGAGCCTCTCACCAACCTTTCTTTGGCCTGCTTGG GTCCCGATGTCGCCCCCCACGGCGTGGTGGTCAGCCACATTGCCGGCAGCACAGAGCTGCTGGTGACTTGGCAGCAGGGGTCTGGGGAGTTGCAGGAGCACGTGGTGGACTGGGCTCGAGACGGGGATCCCCTGGAGGACCTCAACTGGATCCGGCTTCCCCGTGAGAGCCTCAGCGCTCTGTTGCCAG GGAATTTTGAAGGAGGGGTCCCCTACCGAATCACAGTGACAGCAGTGTCTCCTTGGGGCttggcccctgcccccccagtCTGGAGGTTCAGAGAGGAACTGG CACCCCTAGCTGGGCCAGTGCTTTGGCGACTCCAGGATGCCCCCCCAGGGACCCCCGCCATAGCGTGGGGAGAGGTCCCAAGGCACCAACTCCGGGGCCATCTCACCCACTATACCGTGTGTGTACAGAGCGGGACCAGGCCTTCTGTCTGCATGAATG TGAGTGGCAGCACCCAGAACATCACCCTGCCCGACCTTCCCTGGGGTCCTTGTGAGCTGTGGGTGACCGCATCCACCATCGCAGGACAGGGGCCAGCTGGTCCCAGCCTCCGGCTTCACCTACCAG ATAACACCCTGAAGTGGAAAGTTCTGCCGGGTGTCTTTCTGCTGTGGGGCTTGCTCCTGACGGGCTGTGGTGTGAGCCTGGCCACCTCTGGAAG GTGCCTCCATCTTCGGCACAAGGTACTGCCCCGCTGGGTCTGGGAGAAGGTTCCAGATCCGGCCAACAGCAGTTGTGGCCGGCCCCACATGGAG GAGGTGCCGCAGGCTCAGCCCCCCGGGGACTTCCCCATCCTGAAAGTGGAGGAGATGGAGCCACTACCAGTTCCGgagcccccccggcccccccccccagctggaCTCTGGCTATGA
- the RLN3 gene encoding relaxin-3 isoform X1, which produces MYKWGARRQQSHRHPGKLPRCAPESQVFLSSMAKHPLLLLLTVWVLAGELWLRAEAWASPYGVKLCGREFIRAVIFTCGGSRWRRSDLLAPEATDADSDPDSELDEAVASSEWLALTKYPRAFYEGTLGALRGGRDVVAGLSSNCCKWGCSKSEISSLC; this is translated from the exons ATGTATAAATGGGGGGCCAGGAGGCAGCAGAGTCACAGACACCCAGGGAAGTTGCCTCGCTGTGCCCCAGAGTCCCAGGTGTTCCTGTCCAGCATGGCCAAGCACCCGCTGCTGTTGCTGCTGACCGTGTGGGTGCTGGCTGGGGAGCTGTGGCTGAGGGCTGAGGCCTGGGCATCGCCCTATGGAGTGAAACTTTGCGGCCGGGAATTCATCCGGGCAGTCATCTTCACCTGCGGGGGCTCCCGGTGGAGACGGTCGGACCTCCTGGCTCCTGAAGCTACGG ATGCAGACTCGGACCCAGACAGTGAGCTGGATGAGGCAGTAGCCTCCAGCGAGTGGTTGGCCCTGACCAAGTACCCCCGGGCTTTCTATGAGGGGACTCTGGGGGCTCTGCGTGGTGGCCGTGATGTCGTGGCGGGCCTCTCCAGCAACTGCTGCAAGTGGGGGTGCAGTAAGAGTGAAATCAGCAGCCTCTGCTAG
- the IL27RA gene encoding interleukin-27 receptor subunit alpha isoform X1, whose amino-acid sequence MRGARAAPFRPRPKLVLLPLLLLLGHRTRSQDSPGPLQCYGVGPLGDLNCSWEALGDLGAPSTLHLQSQKYHSNRTWTVAVPTGQSWVTVLREQLTMSDELLVWGTKAGQTLWPPVFVNLETRMKPDAPRLYPDVDFSEDEPLEATVHWAPPVWPPHKVLVCQFYYQRCQGTAWTLLEPEVKSMPLTPVEIQDLELATGYEVRGRCRMEKEEDLWSEWSPILSFQTLPSAPKDIWISGNLCGTPGRQEPLLLWKEQGHCVQMSYKVWFQAEDQELIQKTAPCCSSSIPTQAEWVRVSAVNATSWEPLTNLSLACLGPDVAPHGVVVSHIAGSTELLVTWQQGSGELQEHVVDWARDGDPLEDLNWIRLPRESLSALLPGNFEGGVPYRITVTAVSPWGLAPAPPVWRFREELAPLAGPVLWRLQDAPPGTPAIAWGEVPRHQLRGHLTHYTVCVQSGTRPSVCMNVSGSTQNITLPDLPWGPCELWVTASTIAGQGPAGPSLRLHLPDNTLKWKVLPGVFLLWGLLLTGCGVSLATSGRCLHLRHKVLPRWVWEKVPDPANSSCGRPHMEEVPQAQPPGDFPILKVEEMEPLPVPEPPRPPPPAGLWL is encoded by the exons ATGCGGGGGGCCCGGGCCGCCCCCTTCCGGCCGCGGCCGAAGCTGGTGCTGCTGCCTCTGCTGTTGCTGCTGGGCCACCGGACTCGGTCCCAGG ACAGCCCTGGGCCACTGCAGTGCTATGGAGTTGGACCCTTGGGCGACCTGAACTGCTCGTGGGAAGCTCTTGGGGACCTGGGAGCCCCCTCCACGCTGCACCTCCAGAGCCAGAAGTA CCATTCCAACAGAACGTGGACTGTGGCAGTGCCCACCGGACAGAGCTGGGTGACCGTCCTCCGGGAACAGCTTACCATGTCTGATGAACTGCTTGTCTGGGGTACCAAGGCAGGCCAGACTCTCTGGCCCCCAGTCTTCGTGAACCTGGAAACCCGAA TGAAGCCAGATGCCCCCCGGCTGTACCCTGACGTGGACTTTTCAGAGGATGAGCCCCTGGAGGCCACTGTCCATTGGGCCCCGCCTGTGTGGCCACCCCATAAGGTCTTGGTCTGCCAGTTCTACTATCAAAGATGCCAGGGGACAGCCTGGACCCTG CTGGAACCAGAAGTGAAGTCCATGCCCCTGACCCCTGTTGAGATCCAGGACCTGGAGCTGGCCACTGGCTATGAGGTGCGTGGCCGCTGccgaatggagaaagaagaggatctGTGGAGCGAGTGGAGCCCCATTTTGTCCTTCCAGACACTGCCCTCTG CTCCAAAAGATATATGGATATCTGGGAACCTCTGTGGGACACCAGGCAGACAGGAACCCCTGCTTCTATGGAAG GAGCAGGGGCACTGCGTGCAGATGAGCTATAAAGTCTGGTTCCAGGCTGAAGACCAGGAGCTGATCCAGAAGACGGCTCCCTGCTGCAgctcctccatccccacccaggCAGAGTGGGTCAGGGTGTCTGCCGTCAATGCCACGAGCTGGGAGCCTCTCACCAACCTTTCTTTGGCCTGCTTGG GTCCCGATGTCGCCCCCCACGGCGTGGTGGTCAGCCACATTGCCGGCAGCACAGAGCTGCTGGTGACTTGGCAGCAGGGGTCTGGGGAGTTGCAGGAGCACGTGGTGGACTGGGCTCGAGACGGGGATCCCCTGGAGGACCTCAACTGGATCCGGCTTCCCCGTGAGAGCCTCAGCGCTCTGTTGCCAG GGAATTTTGAAGGAGGGGTCCCCTACCGAATCACAGTGACAGCAGTGTCTCCTTGGGGCttggcccctgcccccccagtCTGGAGGTTCAGAGAGGAACTGG CACCCCTAGCTGGGCCAGTGCTTTGGCGACTCCAGGATGCCCCCCCAGGGACCCCCGCCATAGCGTGGGGAGAGGTCCCAAGGCACCAACTCCGGGGCCATCTCACCCACTATACCGTGTGTGTACAGAGCGGGACCAGGCCTTCTGTCTGCATGAATG TGAGTGGCAGCACCCAGAACATCACCCTGCCCGACCTTCCCTGGGGTCCTTGTGAGCTGTGGGTGACCGCATCCACCATCGCAGGACAGGGGCCAGCTGGTCCCAGCCTCCGGCTTCACCTACCAG ATAACACCCTGAAGTGGAAAGTTCTGCCGGGTGTCTTTCTGCTGTGGGGCTTGCTCCTGACGGGCTGTGGTGTGAGCCTGGCCACCTCTGGAAG GTGCCTCCATCTTCGGCACAAGGTACTGCCCCGCTGGGTCTGGGAGAAGGTTCCAGATCCGGCCAACAGCAGTTGTGGCCGGCCCCACATGGAG GAGGTGCCGCAGGCTCAGCCCCCCGGGGACTTCCCCATCCTGAAAGTGGAGGAGATGGAGCCACTACCAGTTCCGgagcccccccggcccccccccccagctggaCTCTGGCTATGA
- the PALM3 gene encoding paralemmin-3 isoform X2, giving the protein MALQSQMWSPATPMPMAESSLYRQRLEVIAEKRRLQEAIRAARRELEEEKLRVERLKRKSLRERWLMDGSAEGTERQEESVSKDPQSPEGQAQARIQNLEDSLFTLQSQLQLLQGASTGAQHKSSGRPSWRRQGHRPLSQPTVEAGPTDHADLNKRASLPAGPVDTSPESPSEPRDEAVRAPPALRLFPGAAGASSEANGPCPGPSPLPEQEPCQGQAASKGGVDEAKEGVVKVVWEGLRATEDCAMGATGPELEAKVEEMVLEAAGDRQEASCPELPSWVTEDRGIVEVVWEGVGGPDSRDSEATGEAGRGQKAARTGSSRLQVRLEGAAPGEGGVPRGSPDADGPGGSGGEEGSFIWVERVTLSEEWEELVVEGLEGPRVWGKGGGPESPLGAERGAGEEAWEAGRSQAEEPVGGGKGSEEKAGTEQEGADMSLMVEREGSKPEQTGGEEKLGTEREAVEGPLRAEREQGEEPLRVEQKGGEEELEAEKEDEEPLGVEQKGDEEKLEATEEPLPLEAKKRGGEESLKAERTGGEEPLEAEKTEAVEEDPSPEEQRESGGGQECQAEEVSEAGAPLGAKEESRPEEEPQPQEKHEGSLEERSVRPQSPAQGQGPLGDATPLLAETSAPQQPAECQPLLRAQGPRAHPSARPVPTYAPARQPEPSAPAEGEEASGPKQKTCQCCAVM; this is encoded by the exons ATGGCCCTGCAGAGCCAGATGTGGTCTCCGGCCACACCCAT GCCCATGGCCGAGAGCTCCCTCTACCGGCAGCGGCTAGAGGTCATCGCT GAGAAGCGGCGGCTGCAGGAGGCGATCCGCGCCGCGCGccgggagctggaggaggagaaacTCCGCGTGGAGCGGCTCAAG AGGAAGTCTCTCCGGGAGCGTTGGCTAATGGACGGGTCGGCTGAGGGGACGGAGCGGCAGGAGGAGTCTGTCTCGAAAGACCCCCAGTCACCTGAGGGCCAGGCTCAGGCCCGAATCCAGAACTTGGAAGACAGCTTGTTCAC ACTCCAATCCCAGCTGCAGCTGTTGCAAGGTGCATCCACAGGTGCCCAGCACAAGTCCTCAGGCAGGCCCTCCTGGCGCAGACAG GGTCACCGACCTCTCTCCCAGCCTACCGTGGAGGCAGGTCCCACAG ACCACGCTGATCTGAACAAGAGAGCCTCCCTACCAGCTGGACCAGTGGACACGTCCCCAGAGTCCCCCTCTGAGCCCAGAGATGAGGCTGTCAGGGCTCCACCAGCCCTGAGGTTGTTCCCTGGGGCAGCAGGGGCCTCCTCAGAAGCCAATGGCCCCTGCCCTGGACCCAGCCCCCTTCCAGAGCAGGAGCCTTGTCAGGGGCAGGCAGCATCCAAGGGGGGCGTGGATGAGGCCAAAGAGGGTGTGGTGAAGGTGGTatgggaggggctgagggccACAGAGGACTGTGCCATGGGGGCCACGGGCCCAGAGCTGGAGGCTAAGGTAGAGGAGATGGTGTTGGAGGCAGCTGGGGACAGGCAGGAAGCCAGCTGCCCAGAGCTCCCCTCCTGGGTGACAGAGGACAGGGGCATCGTGGAGGTGgtctgggagggggtgggaggaccGGACAGCAGAGACTCAGAGGCCACAGGGGAGGCGGGCAGGGGCCAGAAGGCTGCGCGGACTGGCTCCTCGAGGCTTCAGGTGAGACTGGAGGGAGCAGCTCCTGGAGAAGGTGGCGTTCCCAGGGGCAGCCCTGATGCTGATGGGCCAGGGGGctctggaggagaggaggggtcTTTCATTTGGGTGGAGAGGGTGACCCTCAGCGAGGAGTGGGAGGAGCTGGTGGTGGAGGGATTGGAAGGGCCAAGGGTGTGGGGAAAGGGGGGAGGACCTGAGAGTCcactgggggcagagaggggggcaggggaggaagcctgggaggcagggagaagccAAGCAGAGGAACCAGTGGGCGGAGGAAAGGGGAGTGAGGAAAAGGCAGGGACAGAGCAGGAAGGAGCAGACATGTCTCTGAtggtggagagggaaggaagcaagccAGAGCAGACAGGGGGTGAGGAAaagctggggacagagagggaagcagtTGAGGGACCTCTGAGGGCAGAGAGGGAACAAGGCGAGGAGCCATTGCGAGTAGAGCAGAAAGGAGGTGAGGAAGAgctagaggcagagaaggaagatgaGGAACCATTGGGAGTAGAGCAgaaaggagatgaagaaaagcTAGAGGCAACTGAAGAGCCATTa CCACTGGAGGCCAAGAAAAGAGGAGGTGAGGAGTCActgaaggcagagagaacaggaggTGAGGAACCACTGGAGGCAGAGAAGACCGAAGCAGTCGAGGAAGATCCGAGtccagaagagcagagagagtCCGGGGGAGGACAGGAATGTCAGGCAGAGGAGGTGAGTGAGGCAGGGGCTCCCTTGGGGGCCAAGGAAGAGTCAAGGCCAGAAGAAGAACCCCAGCCCCAGGAGAAGCAcgaaggctccctggaggagagATCTGTAAGACCCCAAAGCCCTGCTCAGGGCCAGGGCCCCTTGGGGGACGCCACACCCCTCCTGGCGGAGACCTCCGCCCCACAGCAGCCTGCCGAGTGCCAGCCACTTCTTCGGGCGCAAGGGCCCAGGGCCCACCCCAGCGCCCGGCCCGTGCCCACCTATGCCCCCGCCCGGCAGCCCGAGCCATCTGCCCCTGCTGAGGGTGAAGAGGCAAGCGGCCCGAAGCAGAAGACGTGCCAGTGCTGTGCGGTCATGTGA
- the IL27RA gene encoding interleukin-27 receptor subunit alpha isoform X3, protein MRGARAAPFRPRPKLVLLPLLLLLGHRTRSQDSPGPLQCYGVGPLGDLNCSWEALGDLGAPSTLHLQSQKYHSNRTWTVAVPTGQSWVTVLREQLTMSDELLVWVKPDAPRLYPDVDFSEDEPLEATVHWAPPVWPPHKVLVCQFYYQRCQGTAWTLLEPEVKSMPLTPVEIQDLELATGYEVRGRCRMEKEEDLWSEWSPILSFQTLPSAPKDIWISGNLCGTPGRQEPLLLWKEQGHCVQMSYKVWFQAEDQELIQKTAPCCSSSIPTQAEWVRVSAVNATSWEPLTNLSLACLGPDVAPHGVVVSHIAGSTELLVTWQQGSGELQEHVVDWARDGDPLEDLNWIRLPRESLSALLPGNFEGGVPYRITVTAVSPWGLAPAPPVWRFREELAPLAGPVLWRLQDAPPGTPAIAWGEVPRHQLRGHLTHYTVCVQSGTRPSVCMNVSGSTQNITLPDLPWGPCELWVTASTIAGQGPAGPSLRLHLPDNTLKWKVLPGVFLLWGLLLTGCGVSLATSGRCLHLRHKVLPRWVWEKVPDPANSSCGRPHMEEVPQAQPPGDFPILKVEEMEPLPVPEPPRPPPPAGLWL, encoded by the exons ATGCGGGGGGCCCGGGCCGCCCCCTTCCGGCCGCGGCCGAAGCTGGTGCTGCTGCCTCTGCTGTTGCTGCTGGGCCACCGGACTCGGTCCCAGG ACAGCCCTGGGCCACTGCAGTGCTATGGAGTTGGACCCTTGGGCGACCTGAACTGCTCGTGGGAAGCTCTTGGGGACCTGGGAGCCCCCTCCACGCTGCACCTCCAGAGCCAGAAGTA CCATTCCAACAGAACGTGGACTGTGGCAGTGCCCACCGGACAGAGCTGGGTGACCGTCCTCCGGGAACAGCTTACCATGTCTGATGAACTGCTTGTCTGGG TGAAGCCAGATGCCCCCCGGCTGTACCCTGACGTGGACTTTTCAGAGGATGAGCCCCTGGAGGCCACTGTCCATTGGGCCCCGCCTGTGTGGCCACCCCATAAGGTCTTGGTCTGCCAGTTCTACTATCAAAGATGCCAGGGGACAGCCTGGACCCTG CTGGAACCAGAAGTGAAGTCCATGCCCCTGACCCCTGTTGAGATCCAGGACCTGGAGCTGGCCACTGGCTATGAGGTGCGTGGCCGCTGccgaatggagaaagaagaggatctGTGGAGCGAGTGGAGCCCCATTTTGTCCTTCCAGACACTGCCCTCTG CTCCAAAAGATATATGGATATCTGGGAACCTCTGTGGGACACCAGGCAGACAGGAACCCCTGCTTCTATGGAAG GAGCAGGGGCACTGCGTGCAGATGAGCTATAAAGTCTGGTTCCAGGCTGAAGACCAGGAGCTGATCCAGAAGACGGCTCCCTGCTGCAgctcctccatccccacccaggCAGAGTGGGTCAGGGTGTCTGCCGTCAATGCCACGAGCTGGGAGCCTCTCACCAACCTTTCTTTGGCCTGCTTGG GTCCCGATGTCGCCCCCCACGGCGTGGTGGTCAGCCACATTGCCGGCAGCACAGAGCTGCTGGTGACTTGGCAGCAGGGGTCTGGGGAGTTGCAGGAGCACGTGGTGGACTGGGCTCGAGACGGGGATCCCCTGGAGGACCTCAACTGGATCCGGCTTCCCCGTGAGAGCCTCAGCGCTCTGTTGCCAG GGAATTTTGAAGGAGGGGTCCCCTACCGAATCACAGTGACAGCAGTGTCTCCTTGGGGCttggcccctgcccccccagtCTGGAGGTTCAGAGAGGAACTGG CACCCCTAGCTGGGCCAGTGCTTTGGCGACTCCAGGATGCCCCCCCAGGGACCCCCGCCATAGCGTGGGGAGAGGTCCCAAGGCACCAACTCCGGGGCCATCTCACCCACTATACCGTGTGTGTACAGAGCGGGACCAGGCCTTCTGTCTGCATGAATG TGAGTGGCAGCACCCAGAACATCACCCTGCCCGACCTTCCCTGGGGTCCTTGTGAGCTGTGGGTGACCGCATCCACCATCGCAGGACAGGGGCCAGCTGGTCCCAGCCTCCGGCTTCACCTACCAG ATAACACCCTGAAGTGGAAAGTTCTGCCGGGTGTCTTTCTGCTGTGGGGCTTGCTCCTGACGGGCTGTGGTGTGAGCCTGGCCACCTCTGGAAG GTGCCTCCATCTTCGGCACAAGGTACTGCCCCGCTGGGTCTGGGAGAAGGTTCCAGATCCGGCCAACAGCAGTTGTGGCCGGCCCCACATGGAG GAGGTGCCGCAGGCTCAGCCCCCCGGGGACTTCCCCATCCTGAAAGTGGAGGAGATGGAGCCACTACCAGTTCCGgagcccccccggcccccccccccagctggaCTCTGGCTATGA
- the PALM3 gene encoding paralemmin-3 isoform X1: MALQSQMWSPATPMPMAESSLYRQRLEVIAEKRRLQEAIRAARRELEEEKLRVERLKRKSLRERWLMDGSAEGTERQEESVSKDPQSPEGQAQARIQNLEDSLFTLQSQLQLLQGASTGAQHKSSGRPSWRRQGHRPLSQPTVEAGPTDHADLNKRASLPAGPVDTSPESPSEPRDEAVRAPPALRLFPGAAGASSEANGPCPGPSPLPEQEPCQGQAASKGGVDEAKEGVVKVVWEGLRATEDCAMGATGPELEAKVEEMVLEAAGDRQEASCPELPSWVTEDRGIVEVVWEGVGGPDSRDSEATGEAGRGQKAARTGSSRLQVRLEGAAPGEGGVPRGSPDADGPGGSGGEEGSFIWVERVTLSEEWEELVVEGLEGPRVWGKGGGPESPLGAERGAGEEAWEAGRSQAEEPVGGGKGSEEKAGTEQEGADMSLMVEREGSKPEQTGGEEKLGTEREAVEGPLRAEREQGEEPLRVEQKGGEEELEAEKEDEEPLGVEQKGDEEKLEATEEPLVMERKEGKESPKVERTGGEEPLEAEEGGGEEPLEAEKTEAVEEDPSPEEQRESGGGQECQAEEVSEAGAPLGAKEESRPEEEPQPQEKHEGSLEERSVRPQSPAQGQGPLGDATPLLAETSAPQQPAECQPLLRAQGPRAHPSARPVPTYAPARQPEPSAPAEGEEASGPKQKTCQCCAVM; the protein is encoded by the exons ATGGCCCTGCAGAGCCAGATGTGGTCTCCGGCCACACCCAT GCCCATGGCCGAGAGCTCCCTCTACCGGCAGCGGCTAGAGGTCATCGCT GAGAAGCGGCGGCTGCAGGAGGCGATCCGCGCCGCGCGccgggagctggaggaggagaaacTCCGCGTGGAGCGGCTCAAG AGGAAGTCTCTCCGGGAGCGTTGGCTAATGGACGGGTCGGCTGAGGGGACGGAGCGGCAGGAGGAGTCTGTCTCGAAAGACCCCCAGTCACCTGAGGGCCAGGCTCAGGCCCGAATCCAGAACTTGGAAGACAGCTTGTTCAC ACTCCAATCCCAGCTGCAGCTGTTGCAAGGTGCATCCACAGGTGCCCAGCACAAGTCCTCAGGCAGGCCCTCCTGGCGCAGACAG GGTCACCGACCTCTCTCCCAGCCTACCGTGGAGGCAGGTCCCACAG ACCACGCTGATCTGAACAAGAGAGCCTCCCTACCAGCTGGACCAGTGGACACGTCCCCAGAGTCCCCCTCTGAGCCCAGAGATGAGGCTGTCAGGGCTCCACCAGCCCTGAGGTTGTTCCCTGGGGCAGCAGGGGCCTCCTCAGAAGCCAATGGCCCCTGCCCTGGACCCAGCCCCCTTCCAGAGCAGGAGCCTTGTCAGGGGCAGGCAGCATCCAAGGGGGGCGTGGATGAGGCCAAAGAGGGTGTGGTGAAGGTGGTatgggaggggctgagggccACAGAGGACTGTGCCATGGGGGCCACGGGCCCAGAGCTGGAGGCTAAGGTAGAGGAGATGGTGTTGGAGGCAGCTGGGGACAGGCAGGAAGCCAGCTGCCCAGAGCTCCCCTCCTGGGTGACAGAGGACAGGGGCATCGTGGAGGTGgtctgggagggggtgggaggaccGGACAGCAGAGACTCAGAGGCCACAGGGGAGGCGGGCAGGGGCCAGAAGGCTGCGCGGACTGGCTCCTCGAGGCTTCAGGTGAGACTGGAGGGAGCAGCTCCTGGAGAAGGTGGCGTTCCCAGGGGCAGCCCTGATGCTGATGGGCCAGGGGGctctggaggagaggaggggtcTTTCATTTGGGTGGAGAGGGTGACCCTCAGCGAGGAGTGGGAGGAGCTGGTGGTGGAGGGATTGGAAGGGCCAAGGGTGTGGGGAAAGGGGGGAGGACCTGAGAGTCcactgggggcagagaggggggcaggggaggaagcctgggaggcagggagaagccAAGCAGAGGAACCAGTGGGCGGAGGAAAGGGGAGTGAGGAAAAGGCAGGGACAGAGCAGGAAGGAGCAGACATGTCTCTGAtggtggagagggaaggaagcaagccAGAGCAGACAGGGGGTGAGGAAaagctggggacagagagggaagcagtTGAGGGACCTCTGAGGGCAGAGAGGGAACAAGGCGAGGAGCCATTGCGAGTAGAGCAGAAAGGAGGTGAGGAAGAgctagaggcagagaaggaagatgaGGAACCATTGGGAGTAGAGCAgaaaggagatgaagaaaagcTAGAGGCAACTGAAGAGCCATTagtgatggaaagaaaggaaggcaagGAATCACCAAAGGTAGAGAGAACGGGAGGTGAGGAGCCACTGGAGGCCGAGGAAGGAG gaggTGAGGAACCACTGGAGGCAGAGAAGACCGAAGCAGTCGAGGAAGATCCGAGtccagaagagcagagagagtCCGGGGGAGGACAGGAATGTCAGGCAGAGGAGGTGAGTGAGGCAGGGGCTCCCTTGGGGGCCAAGGAAGAGTCAAGGCCAGAAGAAGAACCCCAGCCCCAGGAGAAGCAcgaaggctccctggaggagagATCTGTAAGACCCCAAAGCCCTGCTCAGGGCCAGGGCCCCTTGGGGGACGCCACACCCCTCCTGGCGGAGACCTCCGCCCCACAGCAGCCTGCCGAGTGCCAGCCACTTCTTCGGGCGCAAGGGCCCAGGGCCCACCCCAGCGCCCGGCCCGTGCCCACCTATGCCCCCGCCCGGCAGCCCGAGCCATCTGCCCCTGCTGAGGGTGAAGAGGCAAGCGGCCCGAAGCAGAAGACGTGCCAGTGCTGTGCGGTCATGTGA
- the RLN3 gene encoding relaxin-3 isoform X2, whose product MYKWGARRQQSHRHPGKLPRCAPESQVFLSSMAKHPLLLLLTVWVLAGELWLRAEAWASPYGVKLCGREFIRAVIFTCGGSRWRRSDLLAPEATGDPFPDADSDPDSELDEAVASSEWLALTKYPRAFYEGTLGALRGGRDVVAGLSSNCCKWGCSKSEISSLC is encoded by the exons ATGTATAAATGGGGGGCCAGGAGGCAGCAGAGTCACAGACACCCAGGGAAGTTGCCTCGCTGTGCCCCAGAGTCCCAGGTGTTCCTGTCCAGCATGGCCAAGCACCCGCTGCTGTTGCTGCTGACCGTGTGGGTGCTGGCTGGGGAGCTGTGGCTGAGGGCTGAGGCCTGGGCATCGCCCTATGGAGTGAAACTTTGCGGCCGGGAATTCATCCGGGCAGTCATCTTCACCTGCGGGGGCTCCCGGTGGAGACGGTCGGACCTCCTGGCTCCTGAAGCTACGGGTGA cccCTTCCCAGATGCAGACTCGGACCCAGACAGTGAGCTGGATGAGGCAGTAGCCTCCAGCGAGTGGTTGGCCCTGACCAAGTACCCCCGGGCTTTCTATGAGGGGACTCTGGGGGCTCTGCGTGGTGGCCGTGATGTCGTGGCGGGCCTCTCCAGCAACTGCTGCAAGTGGGGGTGCAGTAAGAGTGAAATCAGCAGCCTCTGCTAG